From Chryseobacterium gallinarum, one genomic window encodes:
- a CDS encoding sensor histidine kinase codes for MTKSFVLKEHIFTFLFWFVFTIVLWCNFQTSTEKYLAMIQASIIGFCSFTFTHFLTNKLLPKALQAKKMRQFLIQAIIVIFLLSLVFSVIFTYLEAAPKEELPENIWDHLPYLWQGFYMSLPASLLINGSACGIKFYKEHGRIERDHILLQQAHLENQLKLLQDQINPHLVFNIMNHIHILMKTDTQLADFLLMKFSDILRYQLYHCNQPMVPLDKEIEYLQNLVEVEKLRWGNELHVKTSWEIHNKKADIVPLLLVPFIENAFKYVCRLPGQTGYVKIFCKEENNNLFFYVENPYSEIAVHKKKDGIGGIGLQNVKKRLKLQYPDSYDLKIESDNLVYKVTLLLKLSEENEQ; via the coding sequence CAAACCTCTACAGAAAAATATCTGGCTATGATACAGGCTTCTATTATTGGGTTTTGCTCTTTTACTTTTACTCATTTTTTAACCAATAAACTGCTGCCCAAAGCTTTACAGGCAAAAAAAATGAGACAGTTTCTCATTCAGGCAATTATAGTCATTTTCCTGTTAAGTCTGGTATTCTCTGTTATTTTCACCTATCTTGAAGCTGCTCCAAAAGAAGAGCTTCCGGAAAATATATGGGATCATCTCCCCTATTTGTGGCAAGGATTTTACATGTCTTTACCTGCCTCACTTCTGATTAACGGGTCTGCCTGCGGAATTAAATTTTACAAAGAACATGGAAGGATAGAAAGAGATCATATCCTTCTTCAGCAGGCTCACCTGGAAAATCAGCTTAAGTTACTGCAGGATCAGATTAATCCTCATCTGGTTTTCAACATTATGAATCATATTCATATCCTGATGAAAACAGATACTCAACTTGCCGATTTTTTGCTGATGAAATTCTCAGACATCCTAAGATATCAACTCTATCACTGTAACCAGCCTATGGTCCCTTTAGATAAAGAAATTGAATACCTTCAAAATTTGGTAGAAGTGGAAAAGCTAAGATGGGGGAATGAGCTTCATGTAAAGACCTCCTGGGAAATCCATAATAAAAAAGCCGATATTGTTCCCTTATTGTTGGTCCCTTTTATTGAAAACGCTTTTAAATATGTTTGCAGGCTTCCCGGCCAAACCGGTTATGTTAAAATATTTTGTAAAGAAGAAAATAACAATCTCTTCTTTTATGTTGAAAATCCTTACTCGGAAATCGCTGTTCACAAAAAGAAAGACGGCATCGGAGGAATTGGTCTTCAAAATGTAAAAAAACGTCTGAAATTACAATATCCTGATTCTTATGACCTTAAAATTGAATCTGATAATCTGGTATATAAAGTAACTTTACTCTTAAAACTGTCTGAAGAAAATGAGCAGTAA
- a CDS encoding LytR/AlgR family response regulator transcription factor, which translates to MSSNIPKMKCLIIDDEPLARFHLKELADQVEFLSVEGTCATALEADAKVKENEIDLLFLDINMPYLSGLEFLEQLENPPLCILTTAYSEYALEGFRLQVADYLLKPIAFNRFYQAVNKAQQQFIINEKLRKNTPLDDPFLYVRQSDTFVKVSWVDILYIESMQNYTKLHFKDKSLIIHQTMKAIEESLPSEHFFRIHKSFLINITHIDMISGGRLFINKTELPISRTRKEELLNQVVYKKLISK; encoded by the coding sequence ATGAGCAGTAATATCCCCAAAATGAAATGTCTGATCATCGATGATGAACCCCTGGCTAGATTTCACCTGAAAGAACTTGCTGATCAGGTAGAATTCTTATCTGTAGAGGGGACTTGTGCCACTGCGTTGGAAGCAGACGCCAAAGTAAAAGAAAACGAAATAGACCTTCTTTTTCTGGACATCAATATGCCTTATCTGAGCGGTCTGGAATTTTTAGAACAACTTGAAAACCCTCCCCTTTGTATTCTGACAACTGCTTATTCTGAATATGCATTGGAAGGCTTTCGCCTTCAGGTTGCAGATTATCTTTTAAAGCCTATTGCTTTCAATCGTTTTTATCAGGCAGTAAATAAAGCCCAGCAACAGTTTATTATCAATGAAAAGCTGAGGAAAAATACGCCTTTGGATGATCCTTTTCTGTATGTAAGACAATCCGATACCTTTGTCAAGGTTTCCTGGGTGGACATTTTATACATAGAAAGCATGCAGAATTATACGAAACTTCATTTTAAAGATAAATCCCTGATCATCCATCAGACTATGAAAGCGATTGAAGAATCCTTACCTTCCGAACATTTCTTCAGAATTCACAAGTCATTTTTAATCAACATCACCCATATTGATATGATTTCAGGAGGCCGATTATTTATCAACAAAACAGAGCTTCCTATTTCCCGAACCCGGAAAGAGGAACTGCTCAATCAAGTGGTGTATAAGAAGCTGATCAGTAAGTAA
- the thiL gene encoding thiamine-phosphate kinase, with translation MFEDKSQELTPISKLGEFGLIKHLTEHFPLSNESSELGVGDDAAVINPENKRVVLTTDVLAEGVHFNLGYVPLKHLGYKAVVVNLSDIAAMNATPAQILVSLAVSNRFPVEALEEIYAGIQAACTRYKVDLIGGDTTSSNSGLVMSITAIGIENENNIVKRSGAKPNDLLVVTGDLGGAYMGLQILEREHAVFLADPNMQPEMEGYDYILERQLKPEARTDVKKILEELDIKPTSMIDISDGLASEILHLSDQSKVGFRLYEEKVPMDSLTISTADEMNLNPVMAALSGGEDYELLFTIAPGDFDKIKNHPDFTIIGHAVEKEDGNFMVARGSNQLVALTAQGWDAFLGNQQNG, from the coding sequence ATGTTTGAAGATAAATCACAGGAGCTGACGCCCATTTCAAAACTAGGAGAATTCGGCCTTATCAAGCATTTGACTGAGCACTTTCCACTATCCAACGAATCTTCGGAGCTTGGAGTAGGAGATGATGCTGCGGTTATTAATCCTGAAAATAAAAGAGTGGTTCTTACCACAGATGTTCTGGCAGAAGGAGTTCACTTTAATTTGGGGTATGTCCCGTTAAAACACTTAGGATATAAGGCAGTGGTGGTAAACCTTAGTGATATTGCCGCCATGAATGCTACGCCTGCTCAGATCCTGGTTTCCTTAGCCGTTTCAAACCGTTTTCCGGTGGAAGCTCTGGAAGAGATTTACGCCGGAATTCAGGCTGCTTGCACAAGATACAAAGTAGACCTTATCGGAGGAGATACTACGAGTTCCAATTCCGGATTGGTGATGAGCATTACAGCTATTGGAATCGAGAATGAGAATAATATTGTAAAAAGAAGCGGAGCAAAACCGAATGATCTTCTTGTCGTAACAGGAGATTTAGGTGGCGCTTACATGGGATTACAGATTTTGGAAAGAGAGCATGCCGTATTCTTAGCCGACCCAAATATGCAGCCGGAAATGGAAGGCTATGACTATATCCTGGAAAGACAATTAAAACCTGAAGCAAGAACAGATGTTAAAAAGATTTTAGAAGAACTGGATATCAAGCCGACTTCTATGATTGATATTTCGGACGGACTGGCTTCCGAAATTCTTCATCTCTCTGATCAGTCTAAAGTAGGATTCAGACTGTATGAAGAGAAAGTTCCGATGGATAGCCTTACGATTTCTACTGCGGATGAAATGAATTTAAATCCGGTAATGGCTGCTTTAAGCGGAGGAGAAGATTATGAGCTGCTGTTTACGATCGCTCCTGGTGACTTTGATAAAATTAAAAATCATCCGGATTTTACCATTATCGGACATGCGGTAGAAAAAGAAGATGGGAATTTCATGGTTGCCAGAGGTTCCAATCAGCTTGTCGCTCTTACGGCTCAGGGGTGGGATGCTTTTCTGGGAAACCAGCAAAACGGATAA
- a CDS encoding multidrug effflux MFS transporter — protein sequence MKKLNIVVFILALLNTLESLSIDLYLPAFPSMAEIFKTDIGHIQISISVFFAGFAFGQLLWGPLSDKKGRKPMLYCGLILFIIGATAIYFTSDIYVLWAMRFLQAFGGSAGIVIGRAIIIDLYDKQKSVTIFSQQSQISGIAPIVAPLLGSVFLKFWGWNSSFAFLCIMGLITFFMVYKYVPETNTRISQPDVHRNEIGLKDQLKMILSNRDFINSTMVGSIAFASLIIYISNAPFLFMELHGFSSGVFSFIFAFNSLALITAAYITPKLIKRISNSNLLFIATIALLVVCALHILIAAEHLSVALEIAVLYLSLLAIGILFPITSAHALSPFKEGRGTAAALLGFTQLIVTFLMSGLLGLLEANSIIPMVLTRTGMAVIAVWFGYQIFKSQKVATGSKVVLKDF from the coding sequence ATGAAGAAGTTAAATATAGTGGTGTTTATTTTAGCACTGCTGAACACGTTGGAATCATTAAGTATAGATCTTTATCTTCCTGCTTTTCCAAGCATGGCCGAAATTTTTAAAACCGACATCGGGCATATTCAGATATCCATTTCGGTTTTCTTTGCCGGATTCGCTTTCGGGCAATTATTATGGGGACCTTTATCGGACAAAAAAGGGCGTAAACCTATGCTGTATTGTGGACTTATACTCTTTATTATAGGAGCAACGGCAATCTATTTTACATCAGATATTTATGTTTTATGGGCAATGCGTTTTCTGCAGGCCTTTGGAGGAAGCGCCGGGATTGTTATCGGGAGGGCTATCATTATTGACCTTTATGACAAGCAGAAGTCAGTCACTATTTTTTCACAACAGTCCCAGATCAGTGGTATTGCTCCTATTGTAGCACCATTACTGGGGAGTGTATTCCTTAAATTCTGGGGATGGAACAGTTCATTTGCCTTTTTATGTATTATGGGGCTGATCACCTTTTTTATGGTCTACAAATATGTCCCGGAGACCAATACCAGAATCAGCCAGCCTGATGTACACAGGAATGAAATAGGATTAAAAGATCAATTGAAGATGATCCTCTCAAACCGGGATTTTATCAACAGTACAATGGTGGGAAGTATTGCTTTTGCCTCCCTGATCATCTATATTTCTAATGCTCCCTTCCTATTTATGGAACTTCATGGGTTCTCAAGTGGAGTTTTCAGTTTTATATTTGCTTTTAATTCGTTAGCATTGATAACGGCAGCTTATATTACTCCAAAACTGATTAAGAGGATTAGTAATTCAAACCTTTTATTTATCGCAACAATCGCTCTTTTGGTAGTTTGTGCCCTGCATATTCTGATTGCTGCTGAACATCTTTCTGTAGCCTTGGAAATAGCGGTATTGTATTTGTCATTACTGGCAATTGGTATTCTATTTCCTATCACCTCCGCTCATGCTTTATCTCCTTTTAAAGAAGGGCGTGGCACTGCAGCGGCATTATTGGGATTTACACAGTTAATTGTTACCTTTTTGATGTCCGGACTGTTAGGCTTATTGGAAGCTAATTCAATCATTCCGATGGTCTTGACACGTACGGGAATGGCTGTGATTGCAGTTTGGTTTGGATATCAGATTTTTAAAAGTCAAAAAGTGGCTACCGGGTCGAAAGTCGTTTTGAAGGATTTTTAA
- a CDS encoding DUF6268 family outer membrane beta-barrel protein, which yields MKRSLMTALCCLLPLGYWVNAQSGISAELKTEYIPGSNYIRPEDSVKTNSKSDFKRVDLNLSIPLSVKKDSNGKVKAWSMLLSGSYARMTHRNYETRLFPNEMLNAQVGIQHVRPLGKKWSMMMTASVGVYTDMEKINFDDVLGQGGILFIRHFSPNLALGGGPVLTTAFGVPMILPWIYFDWKTNGKIKFNINFPEGMEAGYQFTDKFALKAVVNLNGMSVERNKDGKSMLLGYQQIIAGLRPEIQLSDRLSLRLTGGTTLIRSFSENDRKIKSIFRDKKMDDPRFSTTFYAAVALRWNL from the coding sequence ATGAAGAGAAGCCTTATGACAGCTTTGTGCTGTCTGTTGCCATTAGGATATTGGGTCAATGCACAATCCGGAATATCTGCTGAGCTGAAAACGGAATATATCCCGGGTTCCAACTACATCCGTCCTGAAGACAGTGTAAAAACAAACTCTAAAAGCGATTTTAAAAGAGTAGATCTTAACCTGAGTATTCCTTTATCGGTAAAGAAAGATAGTAACGGGAAAGTAAAAGCATGGTCAATGCTGCTTAGCGGTTCCTATGCAAGAATGACGCACAGAAATTATGAAACCCGGCTGTTTCCCAATGAAATGCTGAATGCCCAGGTCGGCATACAGCATGTCCGGCCTTTAGGTAAAAAGTGGAGCATGATGATGACAGCCTCTGTAGGGGTATATACCGATATGGAAAAGATCAATTTTGACGATGTACTGGGGCAGGGAGGAATTTTGTTTATCAGGCATTTCAGTCCTAATCTTGCATTGGGAGGAGGCCCGGTCCTCACTACAGCATTTGGGGTTCCCATGATTTTGCCCTGGATTTATTTCGATTGGAAAACAAACGGAAAAATTAAATTTAACATCAATTTTCCTGAAGGAATGGAAGCCGGATATCAATTCACGGATAAGTTTGCCTTAAAGGCTGTTGTAAACCTCAACGGGATGTCGGTAGAAAGAAATAAAGACGGTAAATCTATGTTATTAGGATATCAACAGATTATAGCTGGTTTAAGGCCAGAAATACAACTTAGTGATCGGTTAAGCCTCCGGCTTACGGGAGGAACTACTTTAATACGGAGCTTTAGTGAGAACGACCGGAAAATCAAGAGTATTTTCAGGGATAAGAAAATGGACGACCCTCGTTTTTCCACTACATTTTATGCAGCTGTAGCACTGCGTTGGAATTTATAA
- a CDS encoding acyl-CoA thioesterase: MIFYHKFEVRWSDLDANKHLANSSYVQYCAQARMAFMTKEKMGVTQLSRWGIGPVILHERYSFFKEIYADQTVIVSVEIDGCSEDSSIYRFVHKFYTPDGVHCATSEATGVWIDMMLRKMTTPPDDVVEAMNKYKSAETVVLSKEDFKKLPFHPHNIDPAEINI, translated from the coding sequence ATGATTTTCTACCATAAATTTGAAGTGCGTTGGAGCGACCTTGATGCCAACAAGCACTTAGCAAACTCGTCCTATGTACAATATTGTGCACAGGCCAGAATGGCTTTCATGACTAAAGAAAAAATGGGAGTTACACAGTTAAGCAGATGGGGAATAGGACCTGTTATCCTTCATGAAAGGTATTCTTTTTTCAAAGAAATTTATGCAGATCAGACGGTAATCGTGAGTGTGGAAATTGACGGCTGTTCCGAAGACTCTTCGATTTACCGTTTCGTACACAAGTTCTATACACCGGACGGAGTACATTGTGCCACTTCAGAAGCAACAGGAGTATGGATTGATATGATGCTGAGAAAAATGACAACTCCACCGGATGATGTAGTGGAAGCGATGAATAAATATAAAAGCGCGGAGACAGTGGTGCTGAGCAAAGAAGACTTCAAAAAACTTCCTTTCCACCCTCATAACATTGACCCGGCAGAAATAAATATATAG
- a CDS encoding helix-turn-helix domain-containing protein, with product MIVPEKEIPVHHLTSEEFQMSTLVAAGPENFHDVHRHNFFEIIWFRKVHERSCLELDFESHKLQDNQICIIAPGQAFNMKIEGEDGYAMAISREIFTEVCDIDRVLTGGVLPFFLHPENIKTCSTILSLIEQEYKATSRTELLKAYLKAFCIIIGEQINSQEPLLNDRQRIQELVGLIEKHYIVHKETNFYAEKLKLSTHHLNDIVRLLRGTSVKKMINHRLILEAKRELSFGALTVKEIAFKLGFNDASYFSRFFKKHTGQTPDSFKNNEKR from the coding sequence ATGATAGTACCAGAAAAAGAAATCCCGGTTCACCACCTTACTTCTGAAGAATTTCAGATGAGCACCTTAGTGGCAGCAGGCCCGGAGAATTTTCACGACGTTCACCGGCACAATTTTTTTGAGATTATCTGGTTCCGGAAAGTGCATGAAAGAAGCTGTCTTGAGCTGGATTTTGAAAGCCATAAGCTTCAGGACAATCAAATCTGCATCATTGCACCGGGGCAGGCATTCAATATGAAAATAGAAGGTGAAGACGGATATGCCATGGCTATAAGCAGGGAGATTTTTACAGAAGTTTGTGATATAGACCGGGTGCTCACAGGAGGAGTGTTGCCCTTTTTTTTACATCCTGAAAATATAAAAACCTGCAGTACGATCCTGTCATTGATTGAGCAGGAATATAAAGCCACGTCAAGGACTGAGCTTTTAAAGGCATATCTGAAAGCGTTCTGCATTATTATCGGAGAACAAATTAACTCTCAGGAGCCTTTACTGAATGACCGTCAACGTATTCAGGAGCTGGTGGGGCTGATTGAAAAACACTATATAGTGCACAAGGAAACAAATTTCTATGCTGAAAAATTAAAGCTAAGTACTCATCATCTTAACGATATTGTGCGTCTTTTGAGAGGGACATCGGTAAAAAAGATGATTAACCATCGGCTTATCCTGGAGGCTAAAAGGGAACTCAGCTTTGGTGCCCTTACTGTAAAAGAGATTGCTTTCAAACTTGGTTTTAACGATGCTTCATATTTTTCAAGATTTTTCAAAAAACATACCGGGCAAACCCCCGACTCTTTTAAGAATAATGAAAAAAGGTGA